The genomic region GGTGTTTATGATTCTCGGTTTTCAAGCCTATGTTTTATCCCTGATGAATTTGGGACGCTATTTAAAGCGCAATGGCTGGGGAAATTGGATCGCGATCTCGGAAATTATTATTCACGGGTTATCGGCGATCGGGATTTATATCGGACGTTTTCAACGCTTTAACAGTTGGGATATCGTCACCAATCCCGATGTTTTAGTCACCCGTGTCATGACCGAATTAGTGGGTAAACGTCCGGTTTTGGTGATGGTGGTTACCTTTGTCGTCATTACTGTTTTGTATTGGATTTGCAAAAAGCTCACTCTAGGGATCGTTTCTTTGCAAGCACTAGAAGCCAGCAAAAACACTGCGGCACCGCTTTATAAGGCCCAGGAGTCAGAATAATTCAGTTCTTAAATTTGAGGCGGGGAAACCTGTTGGCGGGCGGCGTCGATCGCGAGGCGCCGTTCGGCCCGGGCGATCGCGCGGTAGGTCGATTCGATCGCGTCGGGTTCGACGGAAATCGAATCGATGCCCCAGCGCACCAGCTCGTCTACGATCTCGGGGTGGCGTGCGGGGGCCAAACCGCAAATCGAGCAAGGAATCCCCGCTTGTTTGGCTTGCGAAACCAACTGATAAATCGCCCGTTTGACTGCTTTGTGGCGGGCGTCGAAGGCTGCCGCCATTTGCGGGTGTTCGCGATCGGCGGCGAGCAGTAATTGGGTCAAATCGTTGGTTCCGATCGAAATCCCCTGGACGCCCGCACGGACGTATTCGGGGACGAGAAAGATCGACGAGGGAACTTCCGCCATAATCCACAGTTGAAAATCGTTGCCGTCGTCGAGTCCGGCCCGTTTGACCCGGCGACGACAGAAAACGAACTCTTCGACGGAGCGCACGAAGGGTAACATCAAATGAATGTTGCGCTGTCCCTGTTGTCGCAGGTGGGCTAAGGTTTCTAATTCTAAATCGAATAAGGCCGGATCGATTAAATAGCTAAAGGCACCGTGGACGCCCAAGGTTTCGCTCTCGCCTTGGGTGGCGGCGCCATTATCTAAATAGGGCGGGGAAAGGCTGGATGCGGGAACGGGTTTGGGGGCGCTTTGGCGCGATCGCAGGTCGAGAGAACGGTAAAAAATTGGTCGCGGATAAAACAATTCGGCTAATTGAGTCAGATAATTGGCGATTTTATCGAAGGTTTCGATCCCGACGGCGCGATCGCGGGATAATTCCCAACTGGGCATTTGCGATAACTCGCACGCTAACAGTTCCGATCGCACCAAACCGACGCCATCGACGGGTAAGCGGGCGAGTTGTTCGACCCGGCGCCCGTAACCGAGATTGACGAGCATTTTGGTGCTGTTCGGTACCAGTTCTTCAAACACGGACAAGCCGCGATCGCTGGCATAAACTAAACTTTCCAGCCGAGAATTGGACAAGTTCGGGGGCGGATCGTCCGTGGGGTCTGGCGAAGGGTGGGGCTGTCGGCTAACGACGCCGCTACCTCCGTCTACGAGTAAGGATTCCCCACTGGTAATGGCGCGGGTAATGTTGGGGACGCCGACGACGGCGGGAATTCCCAATTCCCGGGCGACGATCGCCGCGTGGCTGGCGATCCCGCCACGTTCGGTAACGATCGCCGCCGCTTGACTGACGGCGGCGCAGTTTTCCGGGGCGATCGCCTCGGTGACTAAAATATGGCCGGGAGGGATGCTGTCGTGAGTGGCGCGATCGCCATCCCACAGGTAAGCCGGGGCGATCGCCCGACCGGAAGCGGCCCCAATTCCTTGCCAGCTTTGGGTTGGCTCGTTCGCCGCGCCGTTGTCTGCGGGGGTTGGCGACGGTTGCGCGGCGATCGGGGCTTCTGGGAGTTGAGAGGCGTCTGCACGATAGGCTTGACTCAGATAAAAGCGGCTCGAACCGTTTTCCCGAGCGGGGTAGAGCAACCATTGGGCGAGAAAGCAATCCCCCAGTTGCTCGCGCAGTTGTTGGCTGAGGCGGATTGCGCCTTGCAATTGAGTCGGATCGAGGACGGAGCGATCGCGTTCGCCATCGGTGAGGGGACGCTCGATCTCGACGATCTCTATTTTCCCTTGGCCGTTGCATTCGGCTCCGGGGGTTTGGGGTTCGAGTTCGTAGGCGATGCGGTGGCGACCGGGTTGACGATCGCGGATCTGAGCGGTTTCGGGATCGACGAGATCGCGATCGCCGAATACGTCGTCGCGTCCGAGGGCGATTCCCAACCCCCAGGTGCTTTCAATTTGCCACTGTTGCGGACTCGCGGCGATCGCTCCGGAGGCGATCGCGTTGTCTGCGCTTTGTACGAGGATGGCTAAATCTAAGGACTGGAGCCCGATTCCGGCGCGCTGCCAGTAAAACAGATTGCGGGCGCGAAATAACTCGGCCCAGGTCTGGAGGATCCCCCGGGCGATCGCCTCCGGTTGCACGGGACTGTAGTAGCTATCGAGTAAACTCGACGCTTTTAGCGCCAAGGCGCCATGGTCGGAATCGCCGTGGACGTGCAGGGACGGGGAGAGCTTGACCGTGGGGCTGCCGAGGCTGGCGATCTCCTCGACGAGGCGATCGAGCCAGGTTGCGGGGATCTCGGCGGCGAGCAGTTCTCCTCGGATATGGCGGGCGATCGCCTGAAGTTGCCGGGGATCTTCGAGATTGAGATGCAAGGAAGAATTGAGCAATTCGGCAAATAATGGCTCTACCCAGTCGTAAGCTTCTAAAAACTCCCGTAGGCTTCGCGCCGAAATCACCAATCCCGGCAATACGGGCAATCCTTGCCGCGCGAGGTGGCCGAGAGCGTAAGCAGTTTCCCCGACGATCTGCCGTTGTGCTGGCTCGATACACTCCAGCGTGTAGAGGGGATTGTCGATCGTATCCGAACCGAACATCATACTTATATTAAGGTGCGTGTATACAAATGGTTTTTAATCTGAAAGGGTAACCTTTTCGCGGTCGATCGCCTCCGGTGCGGCTACTGCCTTCAATTGAGCGATCGTCTCGTTTCCCGACCCCCCCGAACGGACGACGATCGCTTTTGGAATGGCTGGCGATCGTGGTTTTAGCAACTCCCTCAAACAGTCGTTCGCTGCTTGATTTCAACGAAAACCGCTAAATTTAAGATAAACAATTTCAAGATTAAAAACTTAAAGAAAATATAAAGAAATCATAGCATAGAGGCAATTAATGCTTGAAGGGATCGGGTCGAATTCGTGGGAAAATAGGGTAACTGTTTGGAAGCGGGAGATCGGCAGATTGTGAGCGGTTGGCAACGGGGATGGCGGGCAATTCTCGATTTATTTCTCAAATCGAACTGTCCTCTGTGCGATCGCCCGACGCCGAATGTGTTATGTCCCCAGTGCGATCGCCAGTTGCAGCGCGCCCAGTTTCCCCGATCGCAACAATACCGACGGCAAAATCCGCCCTTATTCGTCTGG from Oxynema aestuarii AP17 harbors:
- a CDS encoding putative PEP-binding protein, translating into MMFGSDTIDNPLYTLECIEPAQRQIVGETAYALGHLARQGLPVLPGLVISARSLREFLEAYDWVEPLFAELLNSSLHLNLEDPRQLQAIARHIRGELLAAEIPATWLDRLVEEIASLGSPTVKLSPSLHVHGDSDHGALALKASSLLDSYYSPVQPEAIARGILQTWAELFRARNLFYWQRAGIGLQSLDLAILVQSADNAIASGAIAASPQQWQIESTWGLGIALGRDDVFGDRDLVDPETAQIRDRQPGRHRIAYELEPQTPGAECNGQGKIEIVEIERPLTDGERDRSVLDPTQLQGAIRLSQQLREQLGDCFLAQWLLYPARENGSSRFYLSQAYRADASQLPEAPIAAQPSPTPADNGAANEPTQSWQGIGAASGRAIAPAYLWDGDRATHDSIPPGHILVTEAIAPENCAAVSQAAAIVTERGGIASHAAIVARELGIPAVVGVPNITRAITSGESLLVDGGSGVVSRQPHPSPDPTDDPPPNLSNSRLESLVYASDRGLSVFEELVPNSTKMLVNLGYGRRVEQLARLPVDGVGLVRSELLACELSQMPSWELSRDRAVGIETFDKIANYLTQLAELFYPRPIFYRSLDLRSRQSAPKPVPASSLSPPYLDNGAATQGESETLGVHGAFSYLIDPALFDLELETLAHLRQQGQRNIHLMLPFVRSVEEFVFCRRRVKRAGLDDGNDFQLWIMAEVPSSIFLVPEYVRAGVQGISIGTNDLTQLLLAADREHPQMAAAFDARHKAVKRAIYQLVSQAKQAGIPCSICGLAPARHPEIVDELVRWGIDSISVEPDAIESTYRAIARAERRLAIDAARQQVSPPQI